GCTTATGCGTGATTTAGGCTCTGTTCCTTCTCCTATGAACTCTTTTATCTTAAATTTAGGGCTGGAGTCATTAGTTTTAAGAGTGGAAAGACATTGCTATAATGCACAGAAGGTTGCGGAGTATTTAGACGCACATCCGTTGGTTGGAAAGGTGAATTATCCGGGACTTCCACAGGATAAATATCATGATTTAGCGCAGAAATATATGCCAAAGGGAACTTGCGGGGTTATTTCTTTTGAATTGAAGAAGGGAAGAGAAGCTGCTGTGAAATTTATGGACAGCCTGAAGCTGGCTTCTATTGTTACGCATGTGGCAGATGCTAAGACAAGTGTATTGCATCCGGCAAGCCATACTCACAGACAGTTGAATGATGAACAGCTGGTTGCAGCAGGAGTTTCACCGGGAATGATCCGTTTTTCAGTAGGAATTGAGCATATTGACGATATTATCGCAGACCTTTCACAGGCATTGGAGGCTAGCGAAAAATAAGTATGAAATCTTATCAGATTACAGAGTGGAGTCATGAGCTGTTTCAGTTACAGGTAAATCCGAATGGGTTGTATATTGATGCAACCATGGGAAATGGATATGACACGTTGTTTTTATGTGAATTGGCGGGAGAAAGTGGAAAAGTTCTGGCTTTCGATGTGCAGGAAAAGGCAATTATGTGTACAACAAAGCTTTTAAAAGAGCACAATGTGGAAAACAGGGCAAAGCTTTATCTGGACAGTCATGAAAACATGGATGAATATGCAGAAGCAGGAAGCGTAGACGGCATTTATTTTAATTTCGGCTATTTGCCGGGAGGCGACCACAATCTGGCAACAAAGGCAGATACTAGCGTAAAAGCTATTGAAAAAGGTCTTGAACTGCTGAAAAAAGGCGGTGTGATGGCACTTTGCATTTACAGCGGAGGAGATACGGGATTTGAAGAAAAAAATCGAATTTTAGAGTATTTAAAGAAGCTGAACAGCCGAAAGTATGTTGTGATTGTCAACAGCTATTATAACAGGGAAAATAATCCTCCAATTCCTGCGTTTATTGTGAAAAAGGGATAGAATAGCCAAAGACGACATATAATACAAGTAAGAAAATGCAGGTTTTGTATTTTTATGAAAAAAGAAAAA
The DNA window shown above is from Blautia hansenii DSM 20583 and carries:
- a CDS encoding tRNA (mnm(5)s(2)U34)-methyltransferase — encoded protein: MKSYQITEWSHELFQLQVNPNGLYIDATMGNGYDTLFLCELAGESGKVLAFDVQEKAIMCTTKLLKEHNVENRAKLYLDSHENMDEYAEAGSVDGIYFNFGYLPGGDHNLATKADTSVKAIEKGLELLKKGGVMALCIYSGGDTGFEEKNRILEYLKKLNSRKYVVIVNSYYNRENNPPIPAFIVKKG